The Coffea eugenioides isolate CCC68of chromosome 8, Ceug_1.0, whole genome shotgun sequence genome has a segment encoding these proteins:
- the LOC113779662 gene encoding nuclear nucleic acid-binding protein C1D: protein MEGGNDGGGTRIVPESVMEAVKRTSINIEEVGIFFDDFLSLCDNDVLSQMNPLERAQSLLLLAKITTTLFTLRLRCNGVNPDEHAVKSEHERLSLYQEKVQRCIELSKAPLHPSATINAQAATRFIEHSLPDLTREQKQSMREISRRQGTTIKHSERSVHKKRKYGSPEKQPVQTAAKEFLEKAARELLGDNKGSLKGPVQLEDSDAEIDELFGDCRTDRNEPVLIDDSDDDGQHVN, encoded by the exons ATGGAAGGTGGAAATGATGGTGGTGGAACAAGAATTGTACCAGAATCAGTCATGGAGGCAGTCAAGAGAACCTCAATCAACATTGAGGAAGTTGGGATCTTTTTTGACGATTTCCTGTCCCTCTGTGACAATGATGTCTTGTCCCAGATGAACCCTCTTGAAAGGGCTCAGTCCCTTCTCTTGCTTGCCAAAATTACCACGACCCTTTTCACTT TGAGGTTGAGATGCAATGGAGTGAACCCAGATGAGCACGCTGTCAAGTCAGAGCAT GAGAGGTTGAGCTTGTACCAGGAAAAAGTTCAGCGGTGTATAGAGTTGAGTAAAG CGCCACTGCATCCTTCAGCCACCATAAATGCCCAAGCAGCGACCCGCTTCATTGAGCATTCTTTGCCTGATCTCACCAGGG AGCAGAAGCAAAGCATGAGGGAGATCAGTAGAAGACAGGGTACTACAATAAAGCATTCTGAAAGAAGTGTGCATAAGAAGAGAAAGTATGGGTCACCAGAGAAGCAACCTGTTCAAACTGCTGCCAAAGAATTCCTTGAGAAGGCAGCTCGTGAGCTTCTTGGTGATAATAAAGGCAGTTTAAAGGGTCCTGTACAACTTGAGGATTCAGATGCAGAGATAGATGAGCTTTTTGGTGACTGTAGAACTGATAGAAATGAACCTGTACTCATTGATGATTCAGATGATGATGGCCAACATGTCAATTGA
- the LOC113779661 gene encoding GDP-Man:Man(3)GlcNAc(2)-PP-Dol alpha-1,2-mannosyltransferase produces MATAILLWIPIAAISTILALILKLASTIFSCRRYRKKAIGFFHPFTNDGGGGERVLWCAVKAIQEEYPDLDCVIYTGDYRDASPESLADRALKRFGVQLLHPLKVVHLYKRKWVDEATYPRFTMIGQSLGSVYLSWEALCKFTPLYYFDTCGYAFTYPVARVFGCKVICYTHYPTISLDMLSRVHGRNSMYNNDTLIAKSSFLSHCKVIYYMLFSWMYGIVGSYAHLAMVNSSWTKSHIEKLWGIPDRIRRVYPPCDTSGLQALPLERPMTPPKIISVSQFRPEKAHPIQLEAFAVAITKLDLNLPRPKLQLVGSCRNEADERRLQELQDLAVELKVADDVEFHKNVMYSDLVKLLGGAVAGIHSMIDEHFGICVVEYMAAGAVPIAHNSAGPKMDIVSAEDGEQTGFLAENVQEYAEAIFKVIVMPESKRCVMAAAARRRASRFSEDRFFEDFRAAIRPILCQTSR; encoded by the exons ATGGCGACCGCTATTCTTCTCTGGATTCCTATAGCTGCGATCTCCACGATTCTGGCCTTAATTCTAAAACTAGCATCGACCATCTTCAGTTGCCGGAGATATAGAAAGAAGGCCATCGGATTTTTCCACCCTTTCACCAACGACGGCGGCGGAGGAGAGAGAGTTCTCTGGTGTGCCGTCAAAGCTATCCAAGAAGAGTACCCCGATCTGGACTGCGTTATTTACACTGGAGACTATCGTGATGCCTCTCCTGAAAGCCTCGCTGATAGAGCTCTCAAACGATTTGGTGTCCAATTACTCCACCCCCTTAAG GTGGTGCATCTCTACAAGAGGAAGTGGGTTGATGAAGCAACCTATCCACGGTTCACTATGATTGGACAAAGTCTTGGTTCAGTTTACCTCTCATGGGAAGCTTTATGCAAGTTTACTCCTTTGTATTATTTTGATACCTGTGGCTATGCCTTTACTTATCCAGTTGCCAGGGTATTTGGATGTAAAGTGATTTGCTATACACATTATCCAACTATCAGTTTGGACATGCTATCTCGTGTTCATGGACGGAATTCTATGTACAATAATGACACACTGATTGCTAAGAG TTCCTTTCTATCCCATTGCAAAGTCATATACTACATGCTTTTTAGCTGGATGTATGGCATTGTTGGCTCATATGCACACCTTGCAATGGTGAATTCTTCATGGACAAAGTCTCATATTGAAAAGCTTTGGGGAATTCCAGATCGCATTCGGCGTGTTTACCCTCCTTGTGACACTTCAGGGCTTCAG GCACTTCCATTGGAGAGGCCTATGACACCACCCAAGATTATTTCTGTGTCTCAATTTCGGCCAGAGAAG GCACATCCTATTCAGCTGGAGGCATTTGCTGTTGCCATTACAAAGTTGGATTTAAATCTTCCAAGGCCCAAACTTCAGCTTGTGGGTAGTTGTAGAAATGAAGCAGATGAGAGAAGGTTGCAAGAGTTGCAGGACCTAGCTGTTGAATTAAAGGTGGCAGATGATGTGGAGTTTCATAAGAATGTGATGTATAG TGATTTGGTTAAGCTTTTGGGTGGTGCGGTTGCAGGAATTCATTCCATGATAGATGAGCATTTTGGAATATGTGTTGTGGAGTACATGGCCGCTGGGGCAGTACCAATAG CCCATAATTCGGCTGGCCCCAAGATGGATATTGTGTCAGCAGAAGATGGGGAACAAACTGGATTCCTTGCCGAAAATGTGCAAGAATATGCAGAGGCCATTTTCAAGGTCATTGTGATGCCTGAATCCAAGAGATGTGTCATGGCAGCAGCTGCAAGGAGAAGGGCCTCAAGGTTCTCAGAGGATAGATTTTTCGAGGACTTTAGAGCTGCTATCAGACCTATCTTATGCCAAACTTCAAGATGA